Proteins encoded together in one Microcoleus sp. bin38.metabat.b11b12b14.051 window:
- the uvrB gene encoding excinuclease ABC subunit UvrB: MVTAAASFQLQAPFQATGDQPLAIAQLVKGIAAGDRFQTLLGATGTGKTFTIASAIEKIGRPTLVLAHNKTLAAQLCNELRNFFPNNAVEYFVSYYDYYQPEAYIAVSDTFIEKTAAINDEIDMLRHSATRSLFERRDVIVVASISCIYGLGMPAEYLKAAIPLQVGMQVNQRQVLRDLVNVQYSRNDIDLGRGKFRVKGDVVEIGPAYEDRIIRVEFFGDEIDAIRYVDPVTGKILASTTALNIYPARHFVTADDKLEAACQGIELELEDRLVEFEKEGKLLEAQRIEQRTRYDLEMLREVGYCNGVENYSRHLAGRNAGEPPECLIDYFPKDWMLVIDESHVTVPQIRGMYNGDQARKKVLIEHGFRLPSAADNRPLKAEEFWGRENQCIFVSATPGNWEMEISEGRVAEQVIRPTGVVDPTIFVRPTEGQIDDLLGEIKQRVTRDERVLVTTLTKRMAEDLTEYLQERAIRVRYLHSEIQSIQRIEIIQDLQDGKFDVLIGVNLLREGLDLPEVSLVVILDADKEGFLRSERSLIQTIGRAARHVQGQAILYADNLTDSMVKAIDETDRRRGIQLAYNKMHGITPQPIAKKRSTNAILAFLDVSRKLNSQQLEEVYEQVNELSLDEIPQLIGRLETQMKAAAKKLEFEEAGKLRDRIKHLRDKLLGH; encoded by the coding sequence ATGGTAACTGCGGCAGCATCTTTTCAATTGCAAGCGCCCTTCCAGGCCACGGGCGACCAACCGCTAGCGATCGCCCAACTCGTCAAAGGCATCGCAGCGGGCGATCGATTTCAAACGTTACTCGGCGCCACAGGCACGGGCAAAACCTTCACCATTGCCTCGGCGATCGAAAAAATTGGTAGACCAACCTTAGTCTTAGCACACAACAAAACCTTGGCTGCTCAACTGTGCAACGAACTGCGTAATTTTTTCCCCAACAATGCAGTCGAATACTTTGTCAGTTATTACGACTACTACCAGCCGGAAGCATACATCGCCGTCAGCGATACTTTCATTGAAAAAACCGCAGCAATTAACGACGAGATTGATATGCTGCGACACTCCGCCACGCGATCGCTCTTTGAACGCCGCGACGTAATTGTCGTAGCATCAATTAGCTGCATCTACGGTTTGGGAATGCCCGCAGAATACCTGAAAGCTGCGATTCCTTTGCAAGTAGGAATGCAAGTCAACCAGCGGCAAGTTTTGCGAGATTTAGTCAACGTCCAATACAGCCGCAACGACATAGATTTAGGCAGAGGCAAATTTCGCGTCAAAGGCGACGTTGTAGAAATTGGCCCCGCCTACGAAGATCGAATTATTCGCGTCGAATTCTTCGGCGACGAAATCGATGCCATTCGCTACGTTGACCCCGTAACAGGTAAAATCCTGGCAAGTACAACGGCTTTAAATATTTATCCAGCGCGCCACTTTGTAACCGCCGATGATAAACTAGAGGCAGCTTGCCAAGGCATAGAACTTGAATTAGAAGACCGACTGGTAGAATTTGAAAAAGAAGGCAAACTATTAGAAGCGCAGCGAATAGAACAGCGCACTCGCTACGATTTGGAAATGCTGCGCGAGGTGGGATACTGCAACGGAGTTGAGAATTATTCGCGGCATTTAGCAGGCAGAAATGCGGGAGAACCGCCGGAATGTTTGATTGATTATTTCCCGAAAGATTGGATGTTGGTAATAGATGAATCCCACGTCACAGTGCCGCAAATTCGGGGAATGTACAACGGCGACCAAGCGCGGAAAAAAGTATTGATCGAGCATGGTTTTCGCTTGCCAAGTGCTGCCGATAACCGTCCGTTAAAAGCAGAGGAATTCTGGGGAAGAGAGAATCAGTGCATCTTTGTTTCTGCGACTCCTGGGAATTGGGAAATGGAAATTTCGGAAGGGAGAGTTGCCGAGCAAGTAATTCGCCCTACGGGAGTAGTCGATCCGACAATCTTTGTTCGCCCGACGGAAGGACAAATTGACGATTTGTTGGGGGAAATCAAGCAGAGAGTCACTCGGGACGAGCGAGTTTTGGTGACGACTTTGACGAAGCGAATGGCGGAAGATTTAACTGAATATTTGCAGGAAAGGGCGATTAGAGTCCGGTATTTGCACTCGGAAATTCAGTCAATTCAACGGATTGAAATTATCCAAGATTTGCAGGATGGTAAGTTTGATGTGTTGATTGGCGTTAACTTGCTGCGGGAAGGTTTAGATTTGCCGGAAGTTTCGCTGGTGGTGATTTTGGATGCGGATAAAGAGGGGTTTTTGCGATCGGAACGTTCTTTGATTCAAACGATTGGGCGGGCGGCGCGTCACGTGCAGGGACAGGCTATTTTGTACGCCGATAATTTGACTGACAGTATGGTTAAGGCGATCGACGAAACCGATCGCCGCCGGGGGATTCAGCTAGCGTACAATAAGATGCACGGGATTACGCCGCAGCCGATCGCGAAAAAGCGATCGACTAACGCGATTCTGGCGTTTCTGGATGTGTCGCGCAAGCTGAACTCGCAGCAGTTGGAGGAGGTTTACGAACAGGTAAACGAGTTATCTTTAGACGAGATTCCTCAGTTAATCGGGCGCTTGGAGACGCAGATGAAGGCGGCGGCGAAGAAGTTGGAGTTTGAGGAGGCTGGTAAGTTGCGCGATCGAATTAAGCATCTGCGCGATAAGCTGTTAGGTCATTAA
- a CDS encoding DUF2281 domain-containing protein: MSKFQLFDAVSLTEPITLTDGGIAPPETAGAIVEIFKNGEAYLVELFGGWVKAEVGGDFVTATQDEPESFMETIGVETVYPHQLQLVKSARKITGVREQLMSVLDNLSDELVAEVRDFAEFLEQKQAKSLNSAVETASTQAKPASAG, translated from the coding sequence ATGAGTAAATTTCAGTTATTCGATGCAGTGAGTTTAACCGAACCTATCACCCTCACGGATGGGGGAATTGCGCCGCCAGAAACAGCCGGCGCAATTGTTGAGATATTCAAAAACGGTGAAGCATATTTAGTCGAGTTATTTGGCGGATGGGTGAAAGCGGAAGTTGGCGGAGATTTTGTGACTGCAACTCAGGATGAACCAGAATCATTTATGGAAACTATCGGCGTTGAGACGGTTTATCCGCATCAGTTGCAATTAGTGAAATCTGCCCGCAAAATTACGGGAGTTCGAGAACAGTTAATGTCTGTGTTAGATAATTTATCTGATGAATTAGTGGCAGAAGTCCGGGACTTTGCTGAGTTTTTGGAGCAAAAACAAGCAAAATCATTAAACTCGGCGGTTGAAACCGCGTCTACACAAGCAAAACCCGCCTCCGCGGGTTGA
- a CDS encoding type II toxin-antitoxin system PemK/MazF family toxin, whose product MTDILLTLRDIVLVDFAPQIPPFHEQQGKRPALVVGMPSQTGTIRFPLVIVVPITRQSGNWTAQNPILYPSLPAGVGNLISDSTLLLDQIRAVDMRRVSRYLGSLTPEEYQPIANGLKALFNFSIIP is encoded by the coding sequence GTGACTGATATATTATTAACCCTCCGGGATATTGTACTGGTTGATTTCGCCCCTCAAATACCTCCATTTCACGAACAGCAAGGAAAACGTCCTGCTTTAGTCGTCGGAATGCCAAGTCAAACAGGTACAATACGGTTTCCGCTGGTAATTGTTGTGCCAATCACCAGACAATCAGGAAATTGGACTGCACAAAATCCCATTTTATACCCAAGTCTTCCGGCAGGAGTGGGAAATCTAATTTCCGACTCGACATTGTTGCTGGATCAAATACGCGCTGTAGATATGCGACGAGTATCGCGCTATCTTGGCAGTTTAACCCCCGAAGAGTATCAGCCGATCGCCAATGGACTAAAAGCTCTATTCAATTTTTCAATTATTCCTTAA
- a CDS encoding helix-turn-helix domain-containing protein: MHIKHMSSEKNPQDDGEDWDELLTEKIFLGDDLPKQPPQPTDKNPKNDSPLPLVHSDLDEYGLDPYEFRLYAHVVRRTGGKLHGECFAKLKKTAEICHMSVRKAQYALKTLCDAGLILKEQRRGRTDVYRLTPKSNWKPKEELKQIRQKAKESKVEDSEEE; the protein is encoded by the coding sequence ATGCACATAAAACATATGTCGAGCGAAAAAAATCCCCAAGATGACGGGGAAGACTGGGATGAGTTGCTAACAGAGAAGATTTTTTTGGGGGATGACTTGCCTAAACAGCCCCCCCAGCCCACGGATAAGAATCCCAAAAATGACTCACCCCTGCCGCTTGTCCATTCAGACCTGGACGAGTACGGTCTAGACCCCTACGAGTTCCGGCTCTATGCCCATGTGGTTCGCAGGACAGGAGGAAAACTCCACGGTGAGTGTTTTGCTAAACTGAAGAAAACAGCAGAAATCTGTCATATGAGCGTCAGAAAAGCCCAATATGCCCTCAAAACTCTATGTGATGCGGGTTTAATACTGAAGGAACAGCGTAGGGGACGTACTGACGTGTACAGACTAACTCCCAAAAGCAACTGGAAGCCAAAAGAAGAACTCAAGCAGATTCGACAGAAAGCCAAAGAGTCTAAAGTTGAGGACTCAGAAGAAGAGTAA
- a CDS encoding NADP(H)-dependent aldo-keto reductase: MEYRKLGDSDLLVSEICLGTMTYGQQNTVAEAAQQLDLAIDRGINFIDTAEMYPVPGKPETQGKTEEYIGEWLVKQQRAKVIIATKVAGRSTRLKWIREGKNQIDRPNVEKALNDSLKRLQTDYIDLYQIHWPDRYVPLFGAPDYDIAQEHETVPILEQLEVFADLIKSGKIRYLGLSNETPWGVCEFCELAEKHGLPKVISIQNAFSLSNRTFQMNLAETCRFKNVGLMAYSPLGFGILTGKYLQEIPENSRLALFAGFGQRYDKTNLNDAVKAYVEIAQKHGLSPAQMALAYVRSRWFVTSTIIGATSIAQLEENLSSLEVTLDRELVAEINSVHAKYPNPTP, translated from the coding sequence ATGGAATACAGAAAACTCGGTGACAGCGACTTATTAGTATCGGAAATCTGTTTGGGTACTATGACTTACGGCCAGCAGAATACTGTTGCAGAAGCGGCTCAACAGCTCGATTTGGCTATTGATAGAGGAATCAACTTTATTGATACCGCAGAGATGTATCCGGTGCCGGGAAAACCGGAAACTCAGGGCAAAACCGAGGAATATATCGGCGAATGGTTGGTGAAACAGCAGCGGGCTAAAGTCATTATAGCGACTAAAGTGGCGGGGAGAAGCACTCGATTAAAGTGGATTCGGGAAGGGAAAAATCAGATCGATCGCCCAAATGTCGAAAAAGCCCTCAACGACAGCCTGAAGCGCCTGCAAACTGACTACATCGACTTATATCAGATCCACTGGCCGGATCGCTATGTACCGCTATTTGGGGCGCCGGACTACGACATCGCCCAAGAACACGAAACTGTACCAATTTTAGAACAATTAGAGGTATTTGCTGACTTGATTAAATCTGGTAAAATCCGCTATTTGGGTTTGAGCAATGAGACGCCGTGGGGAGTTTGCGAGTTTTGCGAATTAGCCGAAAAACACGGTTTGCCGAAAGTTATTTCGATTCAGAATGCTTTCAGTTTAAGTAATCGGACTTTTCAGATGAATTTGGCAGAAACTTGCCGCTTTAAAAATGTGGGATTGATGGCTTACAGTCCTTTGGGCTTCGGAATTTTAACGGGCAAATACTTGCAGGAAATTCCCGAAAATTCGCGACTGGCTTTATTCGCAGGATTTGGTCAACGTTATGACAAAACTAATTTGAATGATGCGGTGAAAGCCTATGTTGAGATTGCTCAAAAACACGGGTTGAGTCCGGCGCAGATGGCTTTGGCTTATGTGCGATCGCGCTGGTTTGTAACTAGCACAATTATCGGTGCAACATCGATCGCCCAACTGGAGGAAAATCTCAGCAGTTTGGAGGTGACGCTGGATCGAGAGCTCGTAGCAGAAATCAATTCGGTGCACGCTAAGTATCCAAATCCCACGCCGTAA